In Tachysurus fulvidraco isolate hzauxx_2018 chromosome 9, HZAU_PFXX_2.0, whole genome shotgun sequence, the sequence ATTTGTTCTCTTGTGGTCCTGAAACGTGAACTAACAATATAATGATCATAATTAACTACAAGGCTGACTTAAAAAAGTATACCTGTAACTGCCCTAGTTCTGACACCGATCATCTGACACGACGGACACTGATAGGCTCCATGAATCTACAGTCtgggctagaaagaaatcagatcCAGCCTCATTTCTTCAAAATctgcttttaaacatttttaagtaGTCAACAATTTAAAATAGATACCAAAAATGTTTGATAAGATATGAGGAGCTTTGCATCTGCTATTAGATTTCACCTGCTGTCCAGTCTATGTTCCCTTTCTACGAGAACTTCCCTTTAGCCATTTGTaaacaaaagagagaagaaaagaaagagaagagaaagttCCATTGTTTATATGATGCTCCAAAGGTAATTTGTGTCATTTCATCTTAAACCGGTCACGACGGTGCTGTGACACAAGCTGCGCAAACAGCACTTTGTGACCTCTGATGGAAACTCTGACGAACAAGACCAGATATGTTCACTAGCAGGCTTAAAAATGAGTGTGCTTGACATTTATGGATCCCATTGATCCATTTAAAGCTTTTAGCATGTTTGCACTGGAGATCCTGTCCATTATGATGCTTAAAAGCTGGACACATCAGTAGCAATAAAgctttgggggtttttttcaaCCTCACCATGTCCAAGTCACACccttatttataataattttaccTGAAATATTGTAGATTTACACCTGAAAACTGCTGCTGGAATCATTTACTCATACTGAACATCAGAACAATTTTTGACTTGATTATTAAAGAGCTGAAAAGAGTAATGATTTAAAATCTCACTATCCAGCATCACCCAGAAGTTCACTATTGAATCTGGTTCTTCTTGAGCTTTCCTGATCTGATGTAGTATGGATGTTTTACCCCATTTCTGAAGCTAAAATAAAAGTCTACTCTTTTCATTCATCGTTAGTAACGGCTTATTCCAGGAAAACTGAGCATGACAAGCTTTTGAGAGTACAACGAAATTGGTGGAAAGTCATTCAGACCATATGTGAGAAGATATAAAACTGAATAAGTTATAAAATTGCACACAATTAATAAATCTAAACAACAAACTTTGGACCCCGGAGCTGTGAAGCTCATGTTTGAGTAGTCCACATGCTAAACAACTGGCAAATTGGTGATCtaatggaaaaaacaacaactctgcAAGGAGATTTgtctatttaaaatatacaaactGGCCACAACGAGCCTACAGAACAGCTTCAATTTACTTTTGCTcataaaaccacctgcctaatgTTGAGTAGGTCTCCCTTttgccaccaaaacagctctgacccacCAAAGCATGATAGACTTCTAAAAATCTCAGGTTTACTGTGGAATCTGGCAGCAAATCCTTTTATGTCCTGCACGTTGTGAGGTGAGACCTCTATAGATTGGTCTAGTCCAGCACGTCCCTCAGTCAGATCTGAGGAATTTGGAGGCACTTTGAAagtctttgtcatgttcctgaaCAATGTTTGCGGTGTGGCAGGAAGCATTATCCGGCTGAAAGAGGACACTGGAATAAGGGAATACTGTTGCCATGACCTTGGTCTACAGCAACGTTTAGGTAGGTGAtgcaaagtaacatccacaggACTCGAGGTTTCCCAGTGGAACATCACACAGCCCAGAGCATTACATCGTATCGGTCAGCCTGtcttcttcccatagtgcatcctgttGCTATCTTTTCCCTAGGTAagcaataaacacatttatttgtttgaggTAGCTCTTTTATGTGGGATTGGACCAGATGAGCTAAGCTTCGCTTTCCAAGCACATCACTGAGGCTTGTGTGTCCATGACCCGGTCAGTAGTTCTAAGGATTTCCAGTTTTAGTAGGTTCTAAACCATTACACCTCAGGAACACCCCAAAAGACCCAGTCAcgtaaccctcaatttctcagatCCTCatgcttgcccatttttcctgcttccaacacatcaacctTAAGAACTAAGttttcacttgctgcctaatatatatataccccAGTGACTGATGACGGTGAATGACCTGTAAAAGTATTCGGTGAACCTTCGTGCCATTGTGGATGGAGGTACCACTTCCACCAGGATAGAAAGAGTTTCACAATCAGAATAATGTTGTAGTTTGCAGTGATGCTTCTCTTGAATGGGACAACTGAACCAAACCatgccaaaaaataaataaataaaagtctaccAACCGAAACGGTTTTGTTTCCATTAATTTGTCACAtatctgtataataaaataaacgtgTCTTTCACAAGAAATTTTGTTGACCAGACCCGAACATATACAGTGTAAACTTATGTATACACTCATAACTATAAGAGCAAGTTACAGAAGATTGTTAATTGAATAGCaagtaatttaataataaaccacATACGGACACAAGTATGACGCAATACAGTCATTAACGTACGAGTATTTAGGATCCAGTGTGAcgcatttacagaaaaataaacagaagttCCCGTCGTCCATTACTATCGATTTTACTCActttattatgtaattatattatatttattgcagACCAGTAAAGAATAGAAAAGAGCACTCATGACCCTCCATTTCAAACGCTTATATTTGTGTGAACTAAGGCAGATGTGCACTCTTGCATCTCAAATAGTTTTAATATTGAAAATGAGGTCCACTTACATGTGGTAACATTGTATAAAGCTCTGACAGGCACTGACTAGCAACGATTTAATGCCATGAGAGAagctaaattttttttgttgttgctttaaaaaaaaaaaaaaaaaaaaaatccagatgtATTTGGATAATTAGCCTACAAACAACAAACTGTTGTACCTTCTGTGGTGAAAAGCGCAAATGAAGTACAGACAGAACAGGACGTTAAACAGTTACTGTTTGGGCTTTGTGGAGAGGTCAGGACTGTTTGTGCCCTTCATGACGTCAACAAATGAATGCTTTAAACTCTCTAAACAGTGAGACAAAATCGTGAGAGGTCAAATTCACAAgtcagcaaaaaacaaacaaacaaacaaacaaaactgttcAGCATATatacatgttttctttaataCAAATGAAGTCTTCTTGCTCTTTTGTTaaggaaagagaaataaaaaacaaaacaaaacaaacaacaaaaaaaggaaacagtTGTTGTTACGGAGGAGTCGTCCAGCAGCGTACGATCATGACGAGTCCCCCGATTAGCTGTCAGTGTCATGGGGGTTTGGGGCGGCACCGACAGGACCGTTTCATAACAAGAGCTATAGCAGCATGGGGCTGGTTTTTTATTAACTGATTGGTGGGATGAGGTCGGCTGACTCTAAGGCGTCTCCAATGTCCAGGTCCTCGCAGACCTCTCCGACGTCCAGATCCTGCCCAGAGTTCCCCCTGTCCAGCTGTTGTTGGGACTGGATCTTTAGAATGAGTTCCTTGATTTCCTCACGTTTTGTCTTCATCCGTTGCTGTGGGAACCAGTCCAGTAAATTCATAGGGAGATGGAAGCTTGGCACAGGGTTCtttgaaaaagagaaaaaaaggagataTCTATATTTAGACAAGATATTTAGACAGATTCAGTATTCGCACTCTAAATCCTTAGCTTGCAGTTCGTTCCTGTTACGATAGGCTAATTTTCTGAAGTTTATTTATAGCGAATGGAGCTCTTGTACTTTGAGAGCGATGCTCACAAATAACAAATCGCaaacctcctttttttttttaaacctggctTCACTGAACGAGTGAGAGTCCTAAAATACTCGCtcctccattctgattggtcagatgatgGTTAATTTGGCCACAAGTTATAGAAAACATTCTCTATGCCTTAATCTTCCTTATTCATATCTGTCAGCTTCAGTGAGTTCCTTTGAAAtaagtaaattaattaaaaaaataaaataaaataaaaaaatcgcTGCTGTGTGTCCAGTCCATTCGCAATGCTCCCAGCAGGCAGGGTTTAGAAACACTTGGTCACAATGAAGCTCTTCCCCTTCATCTGCATGGTACATTTCTTTACCGGTCAGGGTTCAGCTCGGTCTCCTCAACCTAATCAATATCTTGCCAGTGCTACTGAAAAATAGGCTTTCAGTTACAAAACTACCTTCAAAATATAATGCTGATTTGATCACACTGTTATTGTCCAATATGACATGGTTTATGTCTCGCTGTACCTCAAAGAAGCTCTCGACGTATTGCAGCACATAGACGCCACAGTCGCTGAAATTGTCCTGTTGTGGCACCCGCGGGCTTGAGCCCTTCATCAAGTCCTTCCCAAAGCTCCTATGAGTGCTTTTCTTCACTTCCCACTCTACCTCCAGatacctggacacacacacacacacacacacaacacacacacacacagcagtcaaaTATCCTTCAAAGTAGAAAAAGTTCATCTCCACTgcggttttatttttctttgcatttgTTTATACAGAAACTGAACACAAAGTGTAAACGCGGTAACCTACTCTCGCAATGTCTTCACCACTGTAGATCTGGCAGGGCCTCGCAATGAGTCCATGATGAGGATACACGGTCTGAGAGAGGACCACATCACAATAATTAACCCTTGTGAGATCTTCATAAGGATGACAAGCTTCTCACATCTCCACTGCTCAGTTCATCTATCTGACATGGTACTAAAACTACTGACAAATTCACTTTGGTTTCTAATTTAAATAAAGGCTTTTCGATTACAAATAATCAGTGGCAGCTTAAATGTAGAATGTTATTTTTGAAATACATGTCAGAACGTCTTAGAGCTCGTACACGTCCCCCTTTTTGTCTAATAACAACGTCGCGTAAAGAAACACGACTCGAAGAAAGCTGATCTTTAGTCTCAgttaaaaagtacaaaatcttaaattagacatttcatttctttgttttaaagatTGCAGAGTTTCTATTAAAAATCCTATGATTTTCGATGCGCTTCCGACCCTCACTCCTAGTTAGTTATGCTTCCCCCTAGTGGCGATACAAAGTCATTGcacaaatcacaaaaaaaaaaaacatttgcccTTTAATATAGCTCAATTTTATACAGAAGAGTATAACCTAAGTATTACAGAGTTTAGTCTGCTTCccgtttcattttctttttcgcTTTATCATCTCCACTAATAAAATCAGTCTGACAGATCAAGCATGTTTTACATGTGGATGTTTTACTTGTATCTACAACACTGTACGCCGATCTACGCCAATGCTGTACATCTACATTAACACGATGCAGTTCCTGTGTTCAGTTGGCGTACTCACTGTTTGCAGATGGTAGGTTTAGATGCCCACTCCAGGCTCTCTGACGTCACAGTGTCGTCACCAAGGGCTCCGTCTTCGCTGCACTCGTCCTGAAAAGAGTAACGATACGAACGGTGAGACACGAAGCATATAAACTATACTCAGTCCATCCAGATCGTCACAAACTGTGTCTGCACTTTTCTgagatttttaaaattaaacagcGTTCGATAACTGAATAACAGCTTTACTTAAACATTGCAATGTAGTGCAAGTGGATTAACCAAAGTCAACACTGGGTGTTTGTATGAAAATAATGGGCTTCGGGAAATTAATCcacattgtgctgtgccttagAATGGATGTTTGAGTGGAATGCAATAATTTTTACGCAAATGAGACAAGAATCCACTTACATGAGAGGAGCTTTGGTCATCAGAGAAGGTGCCAGGATCTTCACtgctataacacacactgattcgtTGCAAACCatcttaaaataaatcaaagcaaataaataaattttttttaaaagtgtcactttttaaacagtaaaaactTTTGTCAAGAAATCCCGATTCTTCTGTAGCACTCACCTGTGAAATGAGACTGAACCTGTCCGTTGACCCTTTGGCTATGAGTGGTGCAGCTGTGCTCTGGGGCTCGGTGTAGGCAGGAAGATCCGCTCGAGTGGCTCGTGTCCTGTCTTTCAGCTTCAGTATTAACGTCCTCCGGATTGAAGGAGAGCGGCTCCGTGTGAGGCGAAGGCTCCTCCATGCCTCCGTCGTTTAACACGGAGCTCCCTAACTCCGATGGGGACGAAGCCTGGGCTTGAGAATGGGTCTGGGGCTGATAATGAGGATTGGGCTCCACACAGGGTCTCTCTAGACCTGGGAAGCAGATCACTGCGAGATACCAGTGAGCTCTGCTCGTAGGAAAGAGGAGAAACAATGAGGGAAATGGAGACGCGGAATAaatcggggttttttttttttccttctttccaacagcacttttcttttttattttgttgcctTTTCTTCTATAGCAACcgctatatattatatatatatatatacatatatataaaactaaaaaatggTGGGTTTCTGTATATAACTGCGGATACGGCTGTAGGTAAGTAATTgtttcattaatattaatattgtctCAGCGAGTTTATTCTCAccactgtcacctctggcttgctcattaggaatccGTTTATCCATTTTAATCTGTATTCAGAGTTGTTAAATTTCTGAAAAGCTGACGTAGAAGTAGAAAAACGATCGACTTTACACCGTATCACACCATGTAACTCGATTAAGCAAACGACGGCTTACGACTCGTTGATGGGAACGAAGATGAAGTCCTTCTGAAAAAGGTCCACGTGTCGTGTCCATGTTTTTACCCGATTGTGCTTCCTCTTCTGTATCCTAGGAACAATTACAACAGACACTTGGATTAATGCTTGGGTTGGACCAGAGTTACAAACCATGCGTGACCTGAGACGGTAGACCTTACGGTAGGTTTGTTGTGTCCGGTGcacttctcctttctctctggTTGAGTCTCTTGTAGAAGAAGGAGCTAAAAACGTGACTTCTGCATGCGTCGTCCTTTTTCAACTTCTCCATAAAGAGATATCTGTAAAAGCCCAGAGTGAGATCTTTTTCATCCTGTACGTGCTCCTTAATTTCCAGCTATGGATTAAAGGATCTTAAAAGCGCTAACGAGTGCATAATAAAGTCCATGGTCCTGATATTCGGCCTCGTGTTATTTAATGATAGATCCTTCCCATCTCTCATAACAAAACACCATGAAAACGAGGTCACGGTTGGAACCATTTGAGAAGCTCTGAATCCCCCAGCCTCATTTTTCTACCTTACAAACTTTCAGTAGAAAAAGTTACAGTTTTAGATAAGACTGTTTACTACAATAAAACactcactttaaataaaagtctATGATGACGTCGTTCAGAAACTCTCCGTCGTTTAAACAGTGAAGGTCTTCATTCGTCACAGAGATTCCGCCTTTAGCTGGAGGAGGGGGATACACGATTAACCTGGAAAAGAAGGGAGAGGGGAATAAAAACCCATTATACACCAGTGTAAAAACCCTAAAGCCTATTATGTATGCAGGACAGGCAACGCATGTAGCTGATGCATAGATTTTAAACAAGCTCAAGTTCTTCTGAATTTAAAGAAATGTGCAGAGCGGAACATTCTTTTCATACTTGATGATGGGGCCTGTGAACGTGGGCTGCAGCTCTGCCATATCCTCGTCGTCGTCTTCATCGTAGATCCCGTGGAGGGGAGCAGAAAATCGGGTCTGGACCGTCGTCTCTGTCGATGCAGCTGGGGTCGCTGTTACCGTGCTCGCCGTGGCTGCGTTTGCTGTCGCTGTGGTGACGGAGGCATTTGCTGTTGTCGCGGTCGTGGCGGGTGTCGGAGGGGACGGACCCGGTTTGGCTTTCTGAGCTTTTGCCTGGGGACAAGACTAGAGAACATGTCACCAGAAATCTTTTCCATACTGtataaagaaacaacaacaacaacaaaaaaaacctattCTGTAAAACAGATGGATGAGTCTTTACTAATTTAGGTTCGGAAAAGGATTCTAACGCTGCGTGTCTTTTCCCAGAATGTCTCAGTGCTCAACTACAAAGAATTGCTATGATCTCAAACCCATTCAGAAaacccctccctccctcacgcacatgttcctaataaagtgtcagTAGTAAAGGACGTAAAGGTGCCTATATTGAATACAAACACGCaccttttccttctcttttgaTGCTTTGTTATATTGAACCAGTCTAACGTTGGCTTCGTCGAAGGACAATCTAGCAGGGAATTGTGCGAGCTGGTTGTTTCGGCCGATCTCGACCAGGATGTCTTCTAAAATCACCTGCTCTTGCATCGACAGACCGTTCTCAAAAATCAACACTATGTatttctcatccaggtctgtagaggagaaaaaaaatatataaattgttaACACCGTTCGTGTCCAAACTTACTAACGGGTTTCTTTTACAAGCTAATAAACTCATCACGGGTAGCAAAAAGCTCCTAATTTTAGATCACGCAGACTGTGTTTAATGCTGGATGTAATTCATTATCATCGTGTGTGTAGAAATACTGCAGTCTCAAAACGTATTCAAAAATATACATGGACTTGATGAAGGCGTTTGCTGCCCTGAAGCTGCATAATGAATCCAGGAAGCACTTTGTGTAGCTGAAATGAGACGCTCACTTTCACTGCTGCAGTCGTACCACAGGCCGCCGCTCTCTTGGGACATCTTGAGCTGTGTGCGCAGGCGCTGACACTCGCTGTCGCTGGTCTGGAAAAAGAGGACAGGCAGCTTCCTGACGCAGCACCACTCGCAGCTCGTCAGCTCCGACGACCTGAGGCGCACTTTCTCCATCACGTCGATCTCCTGACCTGTACACGTGAATTTCTCGtgaacaaaaaaacccccactaGATTCCTGTTTTATTTCCTATTTGGCCAGGATCAAAACACACCCCTATAATAAAgaattaagctttttttttctctaatatTTATAACTAGCAACTCTTTTCAAAGGAATGACCTCCGTTTGCCGATCGCTTACCTTCGGTCTCGAGCTGTATGTATTCTACTGTGAACTGTGAGAAAGACAGGAAagacagaagaaagagagaaataagcATGTGCTGCTTTTTCATGTCATAaacactattcggacgggactagttttacgtggggacgtggagtaacgcaattttacctcaggacgtctgtaatattaattggccaattcgcacgggacaagacatctcagtaaaactagcagaaatgggaggggtaactcgctttacgcaccgcTGTAACCTccttgcttcctgtttcaagcgcctccatgcttgcaaaacgcgccaaaaactacttttaaacaggaaatgacggaattttaccgtacatatttacagcaggtctattcggacgggattagtattacctgaggtaatttttccggacatttttacagaaggtaaaagtcaccgtaatctttactgacattgtccgtaatgattaccgagatggcgcattcggacgggactaaaatcacggagaagctctggtaataattactttacacccacgtccccacgtaaaactagtcccgtctgAATAGTGCTTTACTCTCAGTCTCTTTATGCTACAGTGAACATCTGTCTTACtgcctaaataaataaataaataagagccAAATCGTAGCTGagatatttttttcccccttcattGTCTTAACATTTATACGATATAAACAAACTAGATTGCATATAGAGACATAAAGGGGTGTGTTTGCTGTAGATTTCTCTACCCGGGGTGTCGTGCTGTGAGCTACGTGCGGTGTTTGAGCAAATTAGTGATTATAtacatcagtgttttatttgtgtggtAGGTTTTACGTTATATGCGTTAATCTTACGATGACGGGTTTGGTGACCATCCTGCGAAGAGTTCCTATCCGTACGCTCCTGCACTCCAGAATAATGCTCTCCAACTTCTCCGTCTGACCCAATTTCCGCTTCTTCAACACAGGGTCTTCGCACAAGGCGTTTCGAAACTGCTGgaatattaaacaaaactgACTCGGAGATGATCGACACTCTACACACGCAAAGTACTAAGAGGAAAATATCCTCCAGAATTAAAACCATTATTATATACACCGGCTAACGAGCACGATCTTGCGCAAAACTGGACAAAACGGGGTCCTTACCGGATCTTTTAAGCGGTTCTTTCTGGGCACCATATTCCTGTGGTCCATGTCAGTAAAAAATTCGCATGCGTGCTCTTCGTGGTCTGTGACTTCTTTAACGGCAGCTTCCACTCTGCCACCAGAAGGTGCCGGCGAGGAGTGGGCGGAGTCAGCGGGCCTCGGAGAGACGCTGTCCAACCGGTTCACGCTGCCCGTGCTAGAACTGTCAGCCTCGTCGTCTTCGTCGCTGGACAGTAcgactgtaaataaacacagcatGTCAGCTGCAGATGCATCGTGGGGCTTTCTAGAGATTGTTAGATTTGATATAAACACGAATTATTTTGATGATGTGATGTACTGATTGACCAATTAATGGCTCCGCTCGAATGGACACAGTGCTGTTGAGTAAACAGCACTCACTTGGGTCGTTGAGTTCATGCTGCTTGGCGAGAGGCTGCCTCTTCCCCATGATTAGCTTAGCGCCGTTGTGAGGGAGCAGCAGACCTCCTCGGTTAATGCGTGCTGGTGGGTTCATGGCCATTTCGGCGTGAGCAGCGCGCGACCCTGAGGTCACGCCGTAGAAGCTCTTGCTGAGCTGAGTGATGCTAGGAGAGCCAGGAGAGGGAAGGGAGCGTTCAGGCACTCGAGGGGCAGGTGAGGAGGGGACAGCAGGCAGAAGGGGCACTTCAGTGGGCAGCGGGTTCCCGCAGCTTTCACATTTCGTGTGGTCTTCACTTCGCTGGCTGCACTTTCCGCATACGGTGAAGTACTCGTCCGGCTGCAATGACTGTCAGAGACACGGAGAGGAAAGGAATATTGCAGTTGTTCACTAGTGAAGACAGCGTGTCTCTGCTAAGACATGAGATTttcttacttattttatttatttatttattttttttaaacgcaCGAGAAAACTGTTGGAATCCTGTCAGAATCTGAATCCTGGCCGTGTCTGAGCAGTAAGATTTGATTTGACTTTTGGGGCATTTCAGAAAGGAACATGGACAAATGTTTGTCCAGAATATAACCTGTCTGGTAGAGCTGAACTTAAACatggtcacatacacaaagtgacacTGCTgcatccatttattattattattattattattattattaattctttgCGTAAACACACATGAATGTCTGGTTTATTGAAATTTCCCTTCAGCACTAAATCCTCAGTGACCTGCTTGACTTCCATCGCCGTACACTGTGAACACTGACCTGAATTAAACGCTCCTTACCTCTGCCTTGCCGATGCTTTCGAACATCGGCCGCCTCTTCGACTGGACGCATCTCTTTATGTTCGGAGTTTCAGAGTCTGAAGGACAGagagccagaaaaaaaaaaaaatgctatgaGCCAGGTTCTATAAATAGAAAATGACAGACACGGTTTAAGTTAAGGACACCAGCCGGCTATCTAATAAGAAGGCAAATTAGAAAATATTACTTTTCACATTTTCTATATACATCTGCCTAATAATTCTCACAACTGGCAGCATGAAGGTTAATAAAATCAGAAACACGTGATGACACAGCCTTTGAGTGTTTACTCAGTTTGCCAAAggaaatacattacattacccccccctccccctctctctgtgtaagAGGTATATTGCTGGCTTGCTCCTAGTGCCAAATCTGTCACGGTATCAGAATAATAAGCAGGCTCCTCGGTCTTCCAGAGCACACTGTAGAAAAGAAAGCCATTTCCCTAAATCAAGGTTAACCCGTTGTACAAAACACTAATGTTTTCTTCCCTCCATATCATTCTATAAAGAGTAAAGGGTACACTGCATGTACCACAAGTTTAATAGTGGGcaaaaggagggagggagagagagagagagaagagggaaaaaaaaaaaaaaaaaaacgacataCAGGTTCTTAAATCAGCCGTTTACACATAATCTCGTGCGTCTAACATGCTGAAAATGAGACGCGGTAGGAGGCGAACGGTCTGAAAGCATCCGTCGTGACTCACTGCTTCGAAAGGTTATCCAACTGCCCGTGTCTAGACCATTTGTGTGTTCTACTCACACATTGCCAAGGGAACAGGCTGTATCTTTTAAAAAATCACCCAAGGACTGAGATACTGTCCgtctcccttttttctttttctagctCCGCTCTTCTCGTTCCTGTCCCTCAGAGGAGACGCAGATTAATCAGAGGCCAATGATCCGCTCTGGATATACGCTGACACGCACACCACCATAGAGCTCGGACTCGtttggcgcacacacacatcgccACAGGCTGTGCGGTCTTAcatagcgcacacacactctgttcctttctttattctctcagtcgTGTACCGTGTGCCTGAGACGCACAGGCCGTTCTCATCAAAAACGGAGACGAAATGAAGGGAGGAAGAAC encodes:
- the senp6a gene encoding sentrin-specific protease 6 isoform X5 — encoded protein: MRLNDGVSLLLHLVSFLSAISVWLRDTNSLNRQHHGINNMANKKSVFIEALDRSEASRDGGFKHSWSFSLSADREEERRNEPSLVTMDQVGGRQDLSPDGVKDAPPLRHFDPMEPIKTYERRNHFKSGNRTGMGKSSEAQHALAISPLPNRTNYLIMSSVPPQGVVVQGRLFQHAHLPSSVRKPVQSNLDLKERSDFTTQRAELDKIILTCPELSDSETPNIKRCVQSKRRPMFESIGKAESLQPDEYFTVCGKCSQRSEDHTKCESCGNPLPTEVPLLPAVPSSPAPRVPERSLPSPGSPSITQLSKSFYGVTSGSRAAHAEMAMNPPARINRGGLLLPHNGAKLIMGKRQPLAKQHELNDPIVLSSDEDDEADSSSTGSVNRLDSVSPRPADSAHSSPAPSGGRVEAAVKEVTDHEEHACEFFTDMDHRNMVPRKNRLKDPQFRNALCEDPVLKKRKLGQTEKLESIILECRSVRIGTLRRMVTKPVIFTVEYIQLETEGQEIDVMEKVRLRSSELTSCEWCCVRKLPVLFFQTSDSECQRLRTQLKMSQESGGLWYDCSSENLDEKYIVLIFENGLSMQEQVILEDILVEIGRNNQLAQFPARLSFDEANVRLVQYNKASKEKEKSCPQAKAQKAKPGPSPPTPATTATTANASVTTATANAATASTVTATPAASTETTVQTRFSAPLHGIYDEDDDEDMAELQPTFTGPIIKLIVYPPPPAKGGISVTNEDLHCLNDGEFLNDVIIDFYLKYLFMEKLKKDDACRSHVFSSFFYKRLNQRERRSAPDTTNLPIQKRKHNRVKTWTRHVDLFQKDFIFVPINESAHWYLAVICFPGLERPCVEPNPHYQPQTHSQAQASSPSELGSSVLNDGGMEEPSPHTEPLSFNPEDVNTEAERQDTSHSSGSSCLHRAPEHSCTTHSQRVNGQVQSHFTDGLQRISVCYSSEDPGTFSDDQSSSHDECSEDGALGDDTVTSESLEWASKPTICKQPCILIMDSLRGPARSTVVKTLREYLEVEWEVKKSTHRSFGKDLMKGSSPRVPQQDNFSDCGVYVLQYVESFFENPVPSFHLPMNLLDWFPQQRMKTKREEIKELILKIQSQQQLDRGNSGQDLDVGEVCEDLDIGDALESADLIPPIS
- the senp6a gene encoding sentrin-specific protease 6 isoform X13 produces the protein MRLNDGVSLLLHLVSFLSAISVWLRDTNSLNRQHHGINNMANKKSVFIEALDRSEASRDGGFKHSWSFSLSADREEERRNEPSLVTMDQVGGRQDLSPDGVKDAPPLRHFDPMEPIKTYERRNHFKSGNRTGMGKSSEAQHALAISPLPNRTNYLIMSSVPPQGVVVQGRLFQHAHLPSSVRKPVQSNLDLKERSDFTTQRAELDKIILTCPELSDSETPNIKRCVQSKRRPMFESIGKAESLQPDEYFTVCGKCSQRSEDHTKCESCGNPLPTEVPLLPAVPSSPAPRVPERSLPSPGSPSITQLSKSFYGVTSGSRAAHAEMAMNPPARINRGGLLLPHNGAKLIMGKRQPLAKQHELNDPIVLSSDEDDEADSSSTGSVNRLDSVSPRPADSAHSSPAPSGGRVEAAVKEVTDHEEHACEFFTDMDHRNMVPRKNRLKDPQFRNALCEDPVLKKRKLGQTEKLESIILECRSVRIGTLRRMVTKPVIFTVEYIQLETEGQEIDVMEKVRLRSSELTSCEWCCVRKLPVLFFQTSDSECQRLRTQLKMSQESGGLWYDCSSENLDEKYIVLIFENGLSMQEQVILEDILVEIGRNNQLAQFPARLSFDEANVRLVQYNKASKEKEKAKAQKAKPGPSPPTPATTATTANASVTTATANAATASTVTATPAASTETTVQTRFSAPLHGIYDEDDDEDMAELQPTFTGPIIKLIVYPPPPAKGGISVTNEDLHCLNDGEFLNDVIIDFYLKYLFMEKLKKDDACRSHVFSSFFYKRLNQRERRSAPDTTNLPIQKRKHNRVKTWTRHVDLFQKDFIFVPINESAHWYLAVICFPGLERPCVEPNPHYQPQTHSQAQASSPSELGSSVLNDGGMEEPSPHTEPLSFNPEDVNTEAERQDTSHSSGSSCLHRAPEHSCTTHSQRVNGQVQSHFTDGLQRISVCYSSEDPGTFSDDQSSSHDECSEDGALGDDTVTSESLEWASKPTICKQPCILIMDSLRGPARSTVVKTLREYLEVEWEVKKSTHRSFGKDLMKGSSPRVPQQDNFSDCGVYVLQYVESFFENPVPSFHLPMNLLDWFPQQRMKTKREEIKELILKIQSQQQLDRGNSGQDLDVGEVCEDLDIGDALESADLIPPIS
- the senp6a gene encoding sentrin-specific protease 6 isoform X9; the protein is MHHYFPALDRSEASRDGGFKHSWSFSLSADREEERRNEPSLVTMDQVGGRQDLSPDGVKDAPPLRHFDPMEPIKTYERRNHFKSGNRTGMGKSSEAQHALAISPLPNRTNYLIMSSVPPQGVVVQGRLFQHAHLPSSVRKPVQSNLDLKERSDFTTQRAELDKIILTCPELSDSETPNIKRCVQSKRRPMFESIGKAESLQPDEYFTVCGKCSQRSEDHTKCESCGNPLPTEVPLLPAVPSSPAPRVPERSLPSPGSPSITQLSKSFYGVTSGSRAAHAEMAMNPPARINRGGLLLPHNGAKLIMGKRQPLAKQHELNDPSECCLLNSTVSIRAEPLIVVLSSDEDDEADSSSTGSVNRLDSVSPRPADSAHSSPAPSGGRVEAAVKEVTDHEEHACEFFTDMDHRNMVPRKNRLKDPQFRNALCEDPVLKKRKLGQTEKLESIILECRSVRIGTLRRMVTKPVIFTVEYIQLETEGQEIDVMEKVRLRSSELTSCEWCCVRKLPVLFFQTSDSECQRLRTQLKMSQESGGLWYDCSSENLDEKYIVLIFENGLSMQEQVILEDILVEIGRNNQLAQFPARLSFDEANVRLVQYNKASKEKEKSCPQAKAQKAKPGPSPPTPATTATTANASVTTATANAATASTVTATPAASTETTVQTRFSAPLHGIYDEDDDEDMAELQPTFTGPIIKLIVYPPPPAKGGISVTNEDLHCLNDGEFLNDVIIDFYLKYLFMEKLKKDDACRSHVFSSFFYKRLNQRERRSAPDTTNLPIQKRKHNRVKTWTRHVDLFQKDFIFVPINESAHWYLAVICFPGLERPCVEPNPHYQPQTHSQAQASSPSELGSSVLNDGGMEEPSPHTEPLSFNPEDVNTEAERQDTSHSSGSSCLHRAPEHSCTTHSQRVNGQVQSHFTDGLQRISVCYSSEDPGTFSDDQSSSHDECSEDGALGDDTVTSESLEWASKPTICKQPCILIMDSLRGPARSTVVKTLREYLEVEWEVKKSTHRSFGKDLMKGSSPRVPQQDNFSDCGVYVLQYVESFFENPVPSFHLPMNLLDWFPQQRMKTKREEIKELILKIQSQQQLDRGNSGQDLDVGEVCEDLDIGDALESADLIPPIS